The following are encoded together in the Oncorhynchus kisutch isolate 150728-3 linkage group LG8, Okis_V2, whole genome shotgun sequence genome:
- the mamdc2a gene encoding MAM domain-containing protein 2a, which produces MNSIYHLVFLVPVLVGAQQLLPGSCSFDTGTCDYTSDLAYARWTRNEEGRFITADSSFIDGREKAVLVSPVLELLDWSCLRLVYQITGDGSLQLHLRPDGDNFDYTLWSADKPSDSWLIASIDLRNTSNAYQLLLEGRPSEEAGNSVAIFEIHIVPGYCIECNFEEHHLCGYSNHWNPNVNWYVGGSLARDPQSNLPDDHTINNQRGHYMYVDSVYAKRFQEVAKLTSPMTTTPVSGCLSFYYQRDQERGNIFSVFTRDTLGHYEEIWRPEVYATTSWRLVNVDIKAPHPLEVVYEVAFNSARGGYVAIDDISFSPEFCHTETEPVVDPSIANCDFEEGLCQYYQERVESKVWNRVSVKPNAYRIGDHTTGTGSFLLANTRFTSRPGYVGRLHGPFLPGNHKYCLRFHYALHGFRKVENALVLYIYDQHNVAQEKVWSLADTTRDVWTGVDLTYMKPMVTKVVFVSICKNFWDCGQVALDDITVTIGDCRITAGPLRPLPGQCNFETGDCGYSQEKETDKGDWLRVRGQTPTSYTGPRGDHTTGVGYFMYVEASLMRPGHTARLLSSDLRGSAGPQCLVFYYHMYGSGTGLLSVLLRRGDSEQDTLLWRRRGEQSISWMRATVDYECDRRHQIIFEAIRGPSIRSDIAIDDIVFKKGPCTADPGDTIPYSGFSENFNEIEY; this is translated from the exons GGCGTTTCATCACGGCAGACTCATCCTTCATCGACGGGAGGGAGAAGGCTGTCCTGGTGAGCCCAGTGTTAGAGCTGCTGGACTGGAGCTGTCTGAGGCTGGTGTACCAGATTACTGGAGACGGCTCCCTGCAGCTGCACCTCAGACCGGACGGAGACAACTTTGACTACACACTGTGGAGCGCAGACAAGCCCTCGGACAGCTGGCTCATCGCAAGCATTGACCTGAGAAACACCTCCAACGCATACCAG CTTTTGTTGGAGGGTCGACCCAGTGAGGAAGCAGGCAACAGTGTGGCGATCTTCGAAATTCACATCGTGCCTGGCTACTGCATAG agTGTAACTTTGAGGAGCACCACCTGTGTGGCTACAGTAACCACTGGAACCCTAATGTCAACTGGTATGTTGGAGGGAGTCTAGCCAGAGACCCCCAGTCCAACCTGCCTGATGACCACACCATCAACAaccagagag gTCACTACATGTATGTGGACTCAGTCTATGCCAAGCGGTTCCAGGAAGTGGCCAAGCTGACGTCTCCCATGACGACCACACCGGTGTCAGGCTGCTTGTCGTTCTACTACCAGCGGGACCAGGAGAGAGGGAACATCTTCTCAGTGTTCACTAGAGACACGCTGGGACACTACGAGGAGATCTGGAGGCCTGAGGTCTATGCTACAACTTCCTGGAGGCTGGTCAACGTGGATATTAAGGCCCCACACCCCctggag GTGGTTTATGAAGTAGCCTTTAACAGTGCCCGTGGAGGATACGTGGCCATTGATGACATCTCCTTCTCTCCAGAGTTCtgccacacagagacag AGCCGGTGGTTGACCCGTCCATAGCTAACTGTGACTTTGAGGAGGGTCTGTGTCAGTACTACCAGGAAAGAGTGGAGAGCAAGGTGTGGAACAGAGTATCAGTGAAGCCCAACGCCTACAGAATAGGAGATCACACCACAGGGACTG GCTCGTTCCTCCTGGCGAACACACGATTCACGTCGCGGCCGGGTTACGTGGGTCGTCTCCACGGTCCTTTCCTCCCCGGCAACCATAAGTACTGTCTGCGTTTCCACTACGCCCTTCACGGCTTCAGGAAAGTAGAAAACGCTCTGGTTCTCTACATCTACGACCAGCACAACGTGGCTCAGGAGAAGGTCTGGAGCCTGGCTGATACCACCAGAGATGTCTGGACAGGGGTGGACCTCACATATATGAAGCCCATGGTTACCAAG GTAGTGTTCGTCAGCATCTGTAAAAACTTCTGGGACTGTGGCCAAGTGGCTCTCGATGACATCACAGTGACCATTGGGGACTGTAGAATCACAGCAG ggccGCTGAGACCCCTGCCTGGCCAGTGTAACTTTGAGACAGGGGACTGTGGCTATAGCcaggagaaggagacagacaaAGGGGATTGGCTCCGGGTGCGAGGGCAAACCCCCACCTCCTACACCGGGCCCCGAGGAGACCACACTACAGGGGTGG GGTACTTCATGTATGTCGAGGCTTCTCTGATGCGTCCTGGTCACACAGCCCGTCTGCTGTCTTCTGACCTGAGGGGCTCCGCGGGGCCACAGTGTCTGGTCTTCTACTACCACATGTACGGCTCTGGCACCGGCTTGCTGAGCGTACTCCTGCGCCGCGGCGATAGCGAGCAGGACACGTTGCTATGGAGACGTCGCGGCGAGCAGAGCATCTCCTGGATGAGGGCAACGGTGGACTATGAGTGTGACCGCAGACACCag ATTATATTCGAAGCGATCCGAGGACCATCAATAAGAAGTGATATCGCTATTGATGACATTGTGTTTAAAAAAGGACCGTGCACAGCAG ATCCTGGAGACACAATTCCATATTCCGGCTTTTCAGAAAACTTCAACGAGATTGAGTACTGA